The following are encoded in a window of Thiohalobacter sp. IOR34 genomic DNA:
- the clpA gene encoding ATP-dependent Clp protease ATP-binding subunit ClpA: MLSKDLEFTLNLAFKEARDKRHEFMTVEHLLLALLDNPAAAEVLRACGADLQVLKQELQNFLDETTPLLPLDDSRDTQPTLGFQRVLQRAVFHVQSSGKKEVTGANVLVAIFSEQESQAVYFLNKQSVTRLDVVNYISHGISKISEEQPDEMPSATEEGESGDSGGKASPLEQFATNLNEQARQGKIDPLIGRREEIERTVQILCRRRKNNPLFVGEAGVGKTALAEGLARMIVDGEVPEVLADGVIYSLDLGALVAGTKYRGDFEKRLKAVLAQLKKEPGAILFIDEIHTIIGAGAASGGVMDASNLIKPMLASGELKCIGSTTYQEYRGIFEKDRALARRFQKIDVREPTVEETVQILKGLKSAFEEHHDVRYSSKALRLAAELSERYINDRHLPDKAIDVIDEAGASQRLLPPSRRRRTIGAGDIERIVSKIARIPPKSVSSNDKDKLRQLDRDLKMVIYGQDEAIDSLVAAIKMSRSGLGNAQKPIGSFLFAGPTGVGKTEVTRQLALQLGIELIRFDMSEYMERHTVSRLIGAPPGYVGFDQGGLLTDEVLKHPHAVVLLDEIEKAHPEVFNLLLQVMDHGTLTDNNGRKADFRNVILIMTTNAGASEMDRPSIGFTPQDHAPDGMEAIRRLFTPEFRNRLDAVIQFRQLDPTVVAQVVNKFIFELEAQLHEKGVSLEVDDEARLWLAEKGYDPKMGARPMARVVQEHIKKQLAEELLFGRLANGGHVRVRLGEDALLIEIPETAEKA; this comes from the coding sequence ATGTTGAGCAAGGATCTTGAATTCACCCTCAATCTCGCCTTCAAGGAGGCGCGCGACAAGCGTCACGAATTCATGACCGTCGAGCACCTGCTGCTGGCGCTGCTCGACAACCCTGCCGCGGCCGAGGTGCTGCGTGCCTGCGGCGCCGATCTCCAGGTGCTGAAGCAGGAGTTGCAGAACTTCCTCGACGAGACCACCCCCCTGCTGCCCCTGGACGACAGCCGCGACACCCAGCCGACGCTCGGTTTCCAGCGTGTCCTGCAGCGTGCCGTATTCCATGTGCAGTCCTCCGGCAAGAAGGAGGTGACCGGTGCCAACGTGCTGGTGGCGATCTTCAGCGAGCAGGAATCCCAGGCCGTCTATTTTCTCAACAAGCAGTCGGTGACCCGCCTCGACGTGGTCAACTACATCTCCCACGGCATCTCCAAGATCTCTGAGGAACAGCCTGACGAGATGCCCTCCGCCACGGAGGAGGGCGAGTCCGGCGACAGCGGCGGCAAGGCCAGCCCGCTGGAACAGTTCGCCACCAATCTCAACGAGCAGGCCCGGCAGGGCAAGATCGACCCGCTGATCGGCCGCCGCGAGGAGATCGAACGCACCGTGCAGATCCTCTGCCGGCGGCGCAAGAACAACCCGCTGTTCGTCGGCGAGGCCGGGGTCGGCAAGACTGCCCTGGCCGAGGGCCTGGCACGGATGATCGTCGATGGCGAGGTACCGGAGGTGCTGGCCGACGGAGTCATCTATTCCCTGGATCTCGGCGCCCTGGTGGCCGGCACCAAGTACCGTGGCGACTTCGAGAAGCGGCTCAAGGCGGTGCTCGCCCAGTTGAAGAAGGAGCCGGGGGCGATCCTGTTCATCGACGAGATCCACACCATCATCGGCGCCGGTGCCGCCTCGGGCGGGGTGATGGACGCCTCCAACCTGATCAAGCCGATGCTCGCCTCCGGGGAACTCAAGTGCATCGGTTCCACCACCTACCAGGAGTACCGTGGCATCTTCGAGAAGGACCGTGCCCTGGCGCGGCGTTTCCAGAAGATCGACGTGCGCGAGCCGACGGTGGAGGAGACGGTGCAGATCCTCAAGGGCCTGAAGTCGGCATTCGAGGAACACCACGACGTCAGGTATTCCAGCAAGGCGCTGCGCCTTGCCGCCGAGCTGTCGGAGCGCTACATCAACGACCGCCATCTGCCGGACAAGGCGATCGACGTCATCGACGAGGCCGGTGCCAGTCAGCGCCTGCTGCCGCCTTCACGCCGCCGCAGGACCATCGGCGCCGGTGATATCGAGCGTATCGTCTCCAAGATCGCCCGCATTCCGCCGAAGAGTGTGTCCAGCAACGACAAGGACAAGCTGCGCCAGCTGGACCGCGACCTGAAGATGGTCATCTATGGCCAGGACGAGGCCATCGATTCACTGGTGGCGGCGATCAAGATGTCGCGTTCCGGGCTGGGCAACGCGCAGAAGCCGATCGGATCCTTCCTGTTTGCCGGACCGACCGGTGTCGGCAAGACCGAGGTCACCCGCCAGCTGGCGCTGCAGCTCGGCATCGAACTGATCCGCTTCGACATGTCCGAATACATGGAGCGGCACACGGTGTCGCGGCTGATCGGTGCGCCGCCCGGCTATGTCGGCTTCGACCAGGGCGGGCTGCTGACCGACGAGGTGCTCAAGCATCCGCATGCCGTGGTGCTGCTGGACGAGATCGAGAAGGCCCATCCCGAGGTCTTCAACCTGCTGCTGCAGGTGATGGACCACGGTACCCTGACCGACAACAACGGTCGCAAGGCCGACTTCCGCAACGTGATCCTGATCATGACCACCAACGCCGGCGCCTCGGAGATGGACCGGCCCTCGATCGGCTTCACCCCGCAGGATCATGCCCCGGACGGCATGGAGGCGATCCGTCGCCTGTTCACGCCGGAGTTCCGCAACCGGCTGGATGCGGTGATCCAGTTCCGCCAGCTGGACCCGACCGTGGTGGCCCAGGTGGTGAACAAGTTCATCTTCGAGCTGGAGGCCCAGCTACACGAGAAGGGGGTCTCGCTGGAGGTCGACGACGAGGCGCGGCTGTGGCTGGCGGAGAAGGGCTACGACCCGAAGATGGGCGCCCGGCCGATGGCCCGGGTGGTGCAGGAGCACATCAAGAAACAACTGGCCGAGGAGTTGCTGTTCGGGCGTCTGGCCAATGGCGGCCACGTGCGGGTGCGGCTGGGTGAGGATGCCTTGCTGATCGAGATCCCGGAGACGGCGGAGAAGGCCTGA
- the icd gene encoding NADP-dependent isocitrate dehydrogenase, which translates to MAYQHISIPADGERITVNDDNSLKVPDRPIVAYIEGDGIGVDITPVMLKVIDAAVEKAYGGQRRIAWMEIFAGEKANRVYGENTWLPEETVEAIRDYAVAIKGPLTTPVGGGIRSLNVALRQQLDLYVCLRPVRYYDGTPSPLREPEKTDMVIFRENSEDIYAGIEWPAGSAEAQRVIRFLQEEMGVEKIRFPETSGIGVKPVSQEGTERLVRKALQYAIDQDRDSVTLVHKGNIMKFTEGAFKNWGYDLARREFGATEKDGGPWLSFGNPKTGREIVVKDVIADAFLQKILLDPEDCDVIATLNLNGDYISDAAAAQVGGIGISPGANLSDKVGLFEATHGTAPDVAGKDLANPSSLILSAEMLLRHIDWQEAADRVVKGVAGAIASKQVTFDLARALDGATELSCSAYGDAVIANM; encoded by the coding sequence ATGGCCTATCAACACATCTCCATTCCCGCCGACGGCGAGCGCATTACGGTCAACGACGACAATTCACTCAAGGTGCCGGATCGGCCCATCGTGGCCTACATCGAGGGCGACGGCATCGGCGTCGACATCACCCCGGTGATGCTCAAGGTGATCGATGCCGCGGTGGAGAAGGCCTATGGTGGCCAACGGCGGATCGCCTGGATGGAGATCTTCGCCGGGGAGAAGGCCAACCGGGTCTATGGCGAGAACACCTGGCTGCCGGAGGAGACGGTGGAGGCGATCCGTGACTACGCGGTGGCCATCAAGGGGCCGCTGACCACGCCGGTCGGCGGAGGCATCCGCTCCCTCAACGTGGCGCTGCGCCAGCAGCTCGACCTCTACGTCTGCCTGCGCCCGGTGCGTTATTACGACGGCACGCCGAGTCCGCTGCGCGAGCCGGAGAAGACCGACATGGTGATCTTCCGCGAGAACTCGGAGGACATCTATGCCGGCATCGAGTGGCCGGCCGGCAGCGCCGAGGCGCAGCGCGTCATCCGCTTCCTGCAGGAGGAGATGGGCGTCGAGAAGATCCGTTTTCCGGAGACCTCGGGGATTGGTGTCAAGCCGGTTTCGCAGGAAGGTACCGAGCGGCTGGTGCGCAAGGCCCTGCAGTATGCCATCGACCAGGATCGCGACTCGGTGACCCTGGTGCACAAGGGCAACATCATGAAGTTCACCGAGGGGGCCTTCAAGAACTGGGGCTACGATCTGGCGCGGCGCGAGTTCGGCGCGACCGAAAAGGACGGTGGACCCTGGCTCAGTTTCGGCAACCCCAAGACGGGCCGGGAGATCGTGGTCAAGGACGTCATCGCCGATGCCTTCCTGCAGAAGATCCTGCTCGATCCCGAGGATTGCGACGTGATCGCCACCCTCAACCTGAACGGCGACTACATCTCCGATGCGGCGGCGGCCCAGGTCGGCGGCATCGGCATCTCCCCGGGCGCCAATCTGTCCGATAAGGTCGGCCTGTTCGAGGCCACCCACGGCACGGCCCCTGACGTCGCCGGCAAGGACCTGGCCAATCCCAGCTCGCTGATTCTTTCGGCCGAGATGCTGCTGCGCCACATCGACTGGCAGGAGGCAGCCGACCGGGTGGTCAAGGGCGTGGCGGGGGCCATCGCTTCCAAGCAGGTGACCTTCGATCTGGCGCGGGCGCTGGACGGCGCCACCGAGCTGAGCTGTTCGGCCTACGGCGACGCCGTGATCGCCAACATGTAG
- a CDS encoding cold-shock protein produces MPIGTVKWFSNAKGYGFIEPEGGGEDVFAHFSAIEAEGYRTLKEGQKVSYEVNQGPKGLQASSIRTEDGPPA; encoded by the coding sequence ATGCCGATCGGTACAGTCAAGTGGTTCAGCAATGCAAAGGGTTATGGCTTCATCGAGCCGGAGGGCGGTGGTGAAGACGTCTTCGCCCATTTCTCGGCCATCGAGGCAGAGGGCTACCGGACCCTGAAGGAAGGTCAGAAGGTCAGCTACGAGGTCAACCAGGGTCCCAAGGGGCTGCAAGCCAGCAGCATCCGTACGGAAGACGGCCCACCCGCCTGA
- the clpS gene encoding ATP-dependent Clp protease adapter ClpS translates to MGQERIEHHRDDGLAVEEAKPRLKPPPLYKVVLLNDDYTPMEFVVEILERFFRMNREQATQVMLHVHTRGKGVCGVYTREIAETKVAQVNDYSREHQHPLLCTMEEA, encoded by the coding sequence ATGGGGCAGGAACGTATCGAACATCACCGCGATGATGGTCTCGCCGTCGAGGAGGCCAAACCCAGACTCAAGCCGCCGCCGCTGTACAAGGTGGTCCTGCTCAACGACGACTACACGCCGATGGAATTCGTGGTAGAAATACTGGAACGGTTCTTCCGCATGAACCGCGAGCAGGCGACCCAGGTCATGCTCCATGTGCACACCCGCGGCAAGGGGGTGTGCGGTGTCTATACGCGCGAGATAGCCGAGACCAAGGTGGCCCAGGTCAACGACTATTCCCGCGAACATCAGCACCCGCTGTTATGCACCATGGAGGAAGCCTGA